A section of the Castanea sativa cultivar Marrone di Chiusa Pesio chromosome 12, ASM4071231v1 genome encodes:
- the LOC142618955 gene encoding ABC transporter C family member 3-like isoform X3, whose protein sequence is MSSGSDFLLNPVVLRGFSGSLHLVLLFGVFGSWVCQRFKMGNREGPKERFKRTRSLYYKQTPICCMGVCVFSLVLCLLNYFYWYRNGWSDEELETLLDLALRTLAWGAVCVYLFNLGRPKYPFLLRVFWGLYLFISFYELVIDVVLYRKHVNLPVQYLVSDVVSVVTGLFLCYVGFLGENEGVDAILEEPLLNGNSNASNESESNKSKGGENVTPYSNAGFFSILTFSWLCPLISAGTKKTLDLEDVPQLDPSDSVFVGFPSFRNKIEAECGTISGVTTLKLVKALISMAWKEIILTAIFCMMYTMASYVGPYLIDSFVQYLNGQRNFKNEGYVLVSVFFSAKLVECLTQRHWYFRVQQVGIRTKSVLIAVIYNKGLTLSCQSKQVHTSGEIINFVTVDAERVGDFSWYMHDIWMIFVQIVFALLILYKNLGLASIAAFLATVLVMLANVPLGAVLEKFQDKIMESKDKRMKVTSEILRNMRILKLQGWEMKFLSKIMELRKTEAGWLKNFLYTNAMSSFLFWGAPTFVSVISFGACILMGIPLESGKILSALATFRILQEPIYNLPDTISMMVQTKVSLDRIASFLRLDDLQCDVIERLPRGSSDTAIEIIDGNFSWDLSSSNQTLKDINFEVQHGMRVAVCGTVGSGKSSLLSCMLGEVPKISGTVKLCGTKAYVAQSPWIQSGTIEQNILFGKKMEREKYEWILEVCSLKKDLEILSFGDQTLIGERGINLSGGQKQRVQIARALYQDADIYLFDDPFSAVDAHTGSHLFKECLLGVLSSKTVIYITHQVEFLPAADLILVMKDGRITQAGKYNDILNSGTDFMELVGAHEKALLALDSVEAGSVSESTSMSKEVGNMSSTNGVAKRQENRDVETCKTDDTVGTKGQIIQEEEREKGKVGFSVYWKYITMTYRGFLVPFILFGQVLFQLLQIGSNYWMAWATPISKDMKPAVSSSTLLIVYVALAIGSSFCVLLRSLLLAVAGYKTATQLFSKMHYCIFRAPMSFFDATPSGRILNRASTDQSAVDLNIQYQVATFAFSLIQLLGIIAVMSQVAWQVFIIFIPVIAICFWYQQYYIPSARELARLVGVCKAPLIQHFSETISGSTTIRSFDEESRFRETNMKLTDTNSRPNEPPLVIEENRPDQSWPSLGEIDIRNLQVRYGPHMPFVLRGLTCTLPGEMKTGIVGRTGSGKSTLIQALFRIVEPAVGQIMIDGINISLIGLHDLRSRLSIIPQDPTMFEGSVRSNLDPLEEYTDKQIWEALDKCQLGDEIRKKDGKLDSTVSESGENWSVGQRQLVCLGRVLLKKSKVLVLDEATASVDTATDTLIQETLSQHFSNCTVITIAHRITSILDSDMVLLLNNGLIEEYDSPARLLENKSSSFSQLVAEYTYRSNSS, encoded by the exons ATGTCTTCAGGAAGTGATTTTCTCCTTAATCCCGTTGTCCTACGTGGGTTTTCAGGCTCATTACACTTGGTCTTGTTATTTGGCGTGTTTGGCTCATGGGTGTGCCAGAGATTCAAGATGGGTAATAGGGAAGGTCCAAAGGAAAGGTTTAAGAGAACCAGGAGTTTGTACTATAAACAAACTCCAATTTGTTGTATGGGTGTTTGTGTGTTCAGTCTTGTCTTATGTTTACTGAATTACTTTTATTGGTATAGAAATGGTTGGTCTGATGAAGAATTAGAGACCCTTTTGGATTTAGCGCTTAGAACACTTGCTTGGGGTGCAGtttgtgtttatttgtttaatttaggTAGACCAAAGTACCCGTTTTTATTGAGAGTTTTCTGGGGTTTGtatctctttatttctttttatgagCTTGTTATAGATGTTGTTCTTTATAGGAAACATGTCAATTTACCAGTTCAGTATTTAGTTTCCGATGTTGTCTCTGTTGTCACGGGTCTGTTCCTATGTTATGTTGGATTTTTAGGGGAAAATGAGGGTGTAGATGCCATTCTTGAAGAACCACTTTTGAATGGCAATTCTAATGCAAGTAATGAATCAGAGTCAAATAAGTCTAAGGGGGGTGAAAATGTAACACCTTATTCGAATGCTGGATTTTTCAGCATTCTTACTTTCTCATGGTTGTGCCCTTTGATTTCTGCCGGTACTAAGAAGACATTAGACCTTGAGGATGTTCCTCAACTTGATCCCAGTGATAGTGTATTTGTGGGCTTTCCAAGTTTTAGAAATAAGATTGAGGCAGAGTGTGGTACAATTAGTGGAGTGACCACACTAAAGCTAGTGAAGGCATTAATCTCCATGGCATGGAAAGAAATTATTTTGACAGCCATTTTCTGTATGATGTACACTATGGCTTCCTATGTTGGACCATATCTTATTGATTCTTTTGTTCAATACCTCAATGGGCAGCGCAACTTCAAGAATGAGGGCTATGTTCTGGTTTCAGTGTTTTTTTCTGCAAAACTTGTTGAATGCCTCACGCAGAGGCACTGGTACTTTAGGGTGCAGCAGGTTGGAATCAGGACTAAATCAGTATTGATCGCAGTGATCTATAATAAAGGTCTAACACTTTCATGCCAGTCAAAGCAGGTTCATACTAGTGGGGAGATTATCAATTTCGTGACTGTTGATGCTGAGAGGGTCGGCGACTTCAGTTGGTATATGCATGACATTTGGATGATTTTCGTACAAATTGTTTTCGCATTGttaattttgtataaaaatctTGGGCTTGCTTCAATTGCGGCTTTTCTGGCAACCGTTCTAGTAATGTTGGCTAATGTTCCTTTGGGGGCAGTACTAGAGAAGTTCCAAGACAAGATAATGGAATCAAAAGACAAAAGGATGAAGGTGACGTCTGAGATTTTAAGGAACATGAGGATTCTCAAGCTTCAAGGATGGGAGATGAAGTTTCTATCTAAAATCATGGAGCTCAGGAAGACCGAGGCAGGGTGGTTGAAGAATTTTCTTTACACTAATGCAATGTCCTCATTTCTCTTTTGGGGGGCCCCCACATTTGTGTCTGTGATCAGTTTTGGTGCTTGTATTTTGATGGGGATCCCACTTGAGTCAGGGAAGATCTTATCTGCACTTGCAACGTTTAGGATTCTTCAGGAGCCCATCTACAATCTTCCTGACACAATCTCAATGATGGTTCAAACTAAAGTGTCCCTCGATCGAATTGCATCATTCCTTCGTCTTGATGACTTGCAGTGTGATGTGATAGAGAGACTTCCAAGAGGTAGTTCTGATACAGCAATAGAGATTATTGATGGGAATTTCTCTTGGGATTTATCATCCTCGAATCAAACACtaaaagatataaattttgaagtgcAACATGGCATGAGGGTAGCTGTTTGTGGGACTGTTGGCTCTGGTAAGTCAAGTTTGCTTTCCTGTATGCTGGGAGAAGTACCCAAGATATCTGGGACTGTTAAGTTGTGTGGGACAAAGGCATATGTTGCTCAATCACCTTGGATACAAAGTGGCACCATTGaacaaaatatattgtttggtAAGAAGATGGAAAGAGAAAAGTATGAGTGGATCCTTGAAGTATGTTCCTTGAAGAAGGATCTTGAAATTCTCTCATTTGGGGATCAGACGCTCATAGGTGAGAGAGGAATCAATTTGAGTGGTGGGCAGAAGCAAAGAGTCCAAATTGCGCGTGCTCTGTACCAAGATGCTGACATCTATCTATTTGACGATCCGTTTAGTGCTGTAGATGCTCACACAGGATCCCACCTATTTAAA GAATGTTTGCTAGGGGTTTTGAGTTCAAAAACAGTGATTTATATTACTCATCAAGTTGAGTTCTTACCTGCTGCTGATCTTATCTTG GTCATGAAAGATGGGAGGATTACTCAAGCTGGAAAGTACAATGATATTCTTAATTCTGGAACTGATTTTATGGAACTTGTGGGGGCGCATGAGAAAGCTTTGTTGGCACTTGATTCTGTGGAGGCAGGATCAGTTTCTGAGAGTACTAGTATGAGCAAGGAAGTCGGAAATATGTCTAGTACTAATGGGGTTGcaaaaagacaagaaaacagAGACGTTGAAACTTGTAAAACAGATGACACAGTTGGGACAAAAGGACAGATTatccaagaagaagagagagaaaaaggtaAAGTTGGGTTTTCAGTCTACTGGAAGTATATCACTATGACATACAGAGGATTTCTTGTGCCCTTTATATTGTTTGGACAAGTTCTCTTTCAGCTCCTTCAAATTGGAAGTAATTATTGGATGGCCTGGGCAACCCCTATCTCAAAAGACATGAAACCTGCTGTCAGTAGCTCTACTCTATTGATTGTGTATGTTGCTTTGGCCATTGGAAGTTCTTTTTGCGTCCTCCTGAGATCACTGCTTCTTGCGGTGGCTGGGTACAAGACTGCCACTCAACTCTTCAGTAAAATGCACTACTGCATTTTCCGTGCCCCAATGTCATTTTTTGATGCCACTCCAAGTGGAAGGATCCTAAACAGA GCCTCTACAGACCAAAGCGCAGTAGATTTGAACATTCAATATCAAGTTGCGACATTTGCATTCTCATTGATCCAACTCCTTGGAATTATTGCAGTAATGTCTCAGGTTGCATGGCaggttttcatcatttttatccCAGTGATTGCAATCTGTTTCTGGTATCAG CAATATTACATACCTTCAGCAAGAGAATTGGCGAGATTAGTTGGAGTGTGCAAAGCTCCATTGATACAACATTTTTCTGAAACAATTTCAGGCTCAACAACTATCAGGAGCTTTGATGAAGAATCAAGATTTAGGGAGACAAATATGAAACTGACAGATACAAATTCTCGGCCGAA TGAGCCGCCTCTTGTGATAGAAGAAAATCGGCCAGATCAATCTTGGCCATCACTAGGTGAAATTGATATTCGTAATTTGCAG GTGAGGTATGGCCCACACATGCCATTTGTTTTGCGAGGTCTCACATGCACTTTGCCTGGAGAAATGAAAACTGGTATTGTTGGGAGAACAGGCAGTGGCAAATCAACTCTCATACAAGCACTTTTCCGGATCGTTGAGCCTGCTGTTGGTCAGATTATGATAGATGGCATCAACATATCCTTGATCGGACTTCATGATTTGCGATCCAGACTTAGTATTATCCCTCAGGATCCAACAATGTTTGAAGGGTCTGTACGAAGCAACTTGGATCCACTAGAAGAGTATACGGATAAACAAATTTGGGAG GCTCTGGATAAGTGTCAACTTGGAGATGAAATTAGGAAGAAAGATGGAAAACTAGATTCAACAG TTAGTGAGAGTGGAGAGAATTGGAGTGTGGGTCAGAGGCAGCTGGTTTGCCTTGGTCGCGTGCTGCTCAAGAAAAGTAAGGTGTTGGTGCTTGATGAAGCTACTGCATCCGTTGATACCGCTACTGATACTCTAATCCAAGAAACCCTCAGTCAACATTTTTCCAACTGTACAGTCATTACCATTGCACATCGGATAACTTCCATTCTCGATAGTGATATGGTTCTGCTACTCAACAATG GGCTTATCGAGGAATATGATTCTCCAGCAAGATTGCTAGAAAACAAGtcatcatctttttctcaaCTTGTAGCAGAGTACACTTATAGGTCAAATTCCAGTTAA